The stretch of DNA CCGCTCCGACTCCGCGTTCAGCCAGTCGCAGCGACGCTCCATCGGCTCGATGAGCGTGAAGGTGACGTCGGGGCGGGCGATCGCGAGCACGAGACCGGGCAATCCGGCACCGGAACCAACGTCGGCGACGCGACCGTCGGCCTCCAGAAGGGGAGCGAGCAGTGCAGAGTTGAGGATGTGTCGCGTCCACAGTCGCGGCAGTTCGAGCGGGCCGATCAGGCCCAGCTCCTCGCCGCGGCGGGCGAGCTCGGCGGTGAAGGACCGTGCGAGCTCGATGCGGTCCCCGAACAGGACCGCAGCGGCCGCCGGCTCCTGCTCCAGGACCGGCGTGACCTCGTCCGTCATCGGGTGACGACCGTGTGGCGGTCTCGTCCCTCGCCCTCGGACTCCGAGTGGAAGCCCTTCTCCGCGACCAGGTCGTGCACGAGCTTGCGCTCGTACGACGACATCGGGGGCAGTGCTGCGGACGACGAACCCGCCTCGATGCGTTCGACCGCGGTGTCGACCAGTCGCTGGAGCTCGGTGGCGCGGGCGTCCCGCGAGCCGCCGATGTCCAGGATGAGCCGGCTGAACTCACCGGTCTCCGCCTGCACGGCGATCCGGGTGAGCTCCTGCAGGGCCGACACCGTCTCCGGCTTCGACAGCACCCGCAGCGCACCGCCCTCGTCGCTCACGGACAGGTACACCCGCCCGGCACGTTCCTCGATCTCGATGTCACCGTCGAGGTCGCAGATGTCGAGGAGCTCCTCGATGTAGTCCGCAGCGATGTCCGCTTCGTCGCGGGCGTCGTCGGTCTCGACGGGAGCGTCGACGGTGGGGGCGGTGTCCTGCTCGGTCACTTACTTCTTCCCGTTCTTCTTGGAGCGGTTCTTGCCGACGGGCTGCTGGCGCTGCGTGGTCACGCGGACGGGCTCGACCTCGACCGCTGCCGAGCCGGCGCCGGCCTCGGCGAGCACCGGGGTGCCGCGGCGCTGGGCCTTCTTGGCGAGGCGGGCCTCGCGGGCGAGCGCGGCCTCGGAACCCGGGGTCGGCATGCTGCGGATCACGAAGTACTGCTGCGCCATCGTCCAGATGTTCGACGCGAGCCAGTAGAACATGACGCCGAGGGGGAAGCTGAGGCCCGAGATCACGAAGACGAGCGGGAGGATGTACAGCATCATCTTCTGCTGGCGGTACATCGGCGACGCCTTGGTCTCCGGCGACATGTTCTTGGCCACGAGCTGCAGCTGGGTGACGAACTGCGACGCGGTCATCACGACGATCATGAAGCCGGCGATGACGCGGACCTCCCACCCGGAGGCGTTCGTGAAGGTCTCGTGCAGGGGAGCGCCGAACAGGGCGGCGTTGCCGAAGTCCTGCGCCAGGGTGTTCGTGAGCAGGCCGATGCCCGTCTTGTTGATCTGCGCCTCGTGCAGCACCGAGTACAGCGAGAAGAAGATCGGCATCTGGATGAGCAGCGGCAGGCAGGAGCTCAGCGGGTTCGTCCCGGTCTCCTTGTAGAGCGCCATGGTCTCGCGGCTCATGGCCTCACGCGAGAACTGGTCCTTCTTGCCCTTGTACTTGTCCTGGATCTTCTTCAGCTGCGGCGCGACCTCGAGCATCCGGCGCTGCGACTTGATCTGCCGGACGAAGATCGGGATCAGCGCGGCCCGGACCACGAAGGTCAGGAAGATGATCGACAGCACCCACGTGATGCCGGCCGACGGGTCCATGCCGAGGGACTCGAAGATCCAGTGGAAGGCCACGAGGATCGCCGAGACCACCCACTTCAGTGGCCAGAGGATCGTTCCGATGAAGTC from Curtobacterium sp. SGAir0471 encodes:
- the yidC gene encoding membrane protein insertase YidC; its protein translation is MDFIGTILWPLKWVVSAILVAFHWIFESLGMDPSAGITWVLSIIFLTFVVRAALIPIFVRQIKSQRRMLEVAPQLKKIQDKYKGKKDQFSREAMSRETMALYKETGTNPLSSCLPLLIQMPIFFSLYSVLHEAQINKTGIGLLTNTLAQDFGNAALFGAPLHETFTNASGWEVRVIAGFMIVVMTASQFVTQLQLVAKNMSPETKASPMYRQQKMMLYILPLVFVISGLSFPLGVMFYWLASNIWTMAQQYFVIRSMPTPGSEAALAREARLAKKAQRRGTPVLAEAGAGSAAVEVEPVRVTTQRQQPVGKNRSKKNGKK
- the rsmG gene encoding 16S rRNA (guanine(527)-N(7))-methyltransferase RsmG, with the translated sequence MTDEVTPVLEQEPAAAAVLFGDRIELARSFTAELARRGEELGLIGPLELPRLWTRHILNSALLAPLLEADGRVADVGSGAGLPGLVLAIARPDVTFTLIEPMERRCDWLNAESERLGLENVTVLRGRAEDVADSVVVDQVTARAVSALSKLIPLTVPLVRSGGQLVLMKGARVDEEIEKARKVILRKRLTDVEVLELGDGVVEETTRVFRATVD
- a CDS encoding Jag family protein, which codes for MTEQDTAPTVDAPVETDDARDEADIAADYIEELLDICDLDGDIEIEERAGRVYLSVSDEGGALRVLSKPETVSALQELTRIAVQAETGEFSRLILDIGGSRDARATELQRLVDTAVERIEAGSSSAALPPMSSYERKLVHDLVAEKGFHSESEGEGRDRHTVVTR